Part of the Actinomyces howellii genome, GGAGCCGCCACGGGGGCTCCCGGCACGCGGGCCGACGCCAAGGGCCCGGCCTGCGTATGCAGGTCCGGGCCCGGTCTCCGTGCGCGAGGGGGGACTCGAACCCCCATGATCGTCAGATCACACGGACCTGAACCGTGCGCGTCTACCAATTCCGCCACTCGCGCGAGAAGCGAGGATGACGATAGCCCTCCGCGCACCCGCCCGTCCAATCGATTCCCTGAGGTGCATCCGTGAGACCGCTCACCCTGGGGCGAGATCCCCACGATCGCAACACGATCGGCACGCCTGAGCGCCCGATCGGCCTGCCAGTGCCGTTACGATGGACACGGCCACCCCTGGTACCCGCTTCGGGCCGTCCGCCCTGGGCACCGGTCCCGGGCGTGGCACCAGCAGGCTGGGCCGGGTAACCTCCCGGAACACGCAGCCGTTGCGGTCCCCCGGGGCCGCCCGACACACGGGGAGGAAGTCCATGGGCATCCTGGACAGGTTCGAGAAGGGCGTCGAGTCCGTCACCAACCGCGCCATGACCCGCTTCTCGGACGACGTCGAGCCCATCGAGATCGCCTCGAAGCTGCGGGAGACGATGGACAAGAGGGCGGCCTCCTTCGCCCGCGACCGCTCCGTGGTCCCCAACGTCTTCAGGATCCACCTCGCCCCGTCCGACATCGCGCGGATCGAGGCGTGGGGCAAGGACGAGATGATCCGCCAGATGGAGGAGGTCGCCTCCGTGCACGCCGCGGAGCAGGGCTACTCCTTCGTGGGCCCCATCGAGGTCTCCTTCATCAACGACCCGGCCCTGACCGCCCCCGCCATCGAGATCGACTCCTCAACGCGCCGGGGCGCGGCCGCACCGGCAGCGGCGGCCTCGGCCACCCCCTCCCACCCCATTCTCGACATCGACGGCCAGCGCTACCTGCTCACCGGCCCGGTCACGGTCATCGGACGCGGCTCGGACGCCGACATCATCGTCGACGACTCCGGAGTCTCCCGGCGCCACCTCGAGATCCGGCTCACGCAGGGGCACACGATCGCCTCGGACATGGGCTCGACCAACGGCACCTTCGTCGAGGGCCACCGGGTCGACGCGGCCACGCTCCTGGACGGCAACACGCTGACGATCGGACGGACCAAGATCATGTTCTGGGACGGCTCGCAGGACTCCGGGGCGAACGGGTGAGCCAGCTCGCCTTCACCCTCGCACGGCTGGGCTTCCTCGTCCTGCTGTGGGTCTTCGTCCTGCTCGTCGTCCGGGCGCTGCGCACCGACATGGCCGACACCTCGGCGCCCTCCTCACCGCGACGGCGCTCCGCCCGCGAGTCCGGGTCCTCCCCTGCCGGGCGCCGACGGGGAGCGACCCGCCTGGTCATCACC contains:
- a CDS encoding FhaA domain-containing protein gives rise to the protein MGILDRFEKGVESVTNRAMTRFSDDVEPIEIASKLRETMDKRAASFARDRSVVPNVFRIHLAPSDIARIEAWGKDEMIRQMEEVASVHAAEQGYSFVGPIEVSFINDPALTAPAIEIDSSTRRGAAAPAAAASATPSHPILDIDGQRYLLTGPVTVIGRGSDADIIVDDSGVSRRHLEIRLTQGHTIASDMGSTNGTFVEGHRVDAATLLDGNTLTIGRTKIMFWDGSQDSGANG